ACATGCCGGCCGATCCCGTTGCAGCCCTCGACCGCCCACGTCCGCTCCGGCCACGCCTGGACGTGGGCGAGCATTGCCGCGAAGCCCTCGAGGTCGGTGCCGAACCGTCCACCTCCCAGCACGGCCTCATCGGCGCTCATGACCTCGATCGTCACGCTGCGCTTGTGCGGGTCCACCCCGATCACCACCTGCGGTGGCTGACTCCTGTTCACGGTGACTCCTTGCTCTTGACCCGGTGTGGTTCGAGCGCGGAGGGCACCGCTACTTCCGGCAGCACAGTCCCTTCTTCAGCCTCTCCGGCCCTGCGGTGCCCGGGCGGCGCAAGCCAGATGAGAGTCACACCCCGAAGGAAGGACAGCCGCTGATGAGAGCGACCAACCCGGACACCTGGACCGAGCCTGCGCGGGCACCGATCCTGCCGTCAATGAAACAAGTACGCAGAGCGTGTGCCTAGTTCGAGCGCGGCTCAAGCGATCTGGGGGACGCTTTGGGTGGCAACGCCTACCCTGACCGCATGAAGCCTGTCGCCCTCACCGCTCTAAGGGCCGCAGTTGTCATATGCGGGGTGCTTGCGGTGGCGTGGCTGGTACAACGCTTCGTCTTCCTCCCAAGCATCCCGCTTTGGTGGCGCATGACGTGCGTGGCGGCTCCAATGATCCTCGGCATTGTCTTGGTCGGGCTGGCCGACCGGCTTGAGAGAACGAGACGCAGCCGACACCGTGGTTGAAGCGGCGTGGCGAGTGGAACGTCCACAACTGCCGCTGTTAGCGCCGTCATGCCGAGTTGAGGACGTTTCGACCGTGCCGATGAGCGAACAGCGGCGTGCTGGGTCGGCCTCGGTGGGAGTGTGTCCCCGTGCAGAGCTCGAAGCCCGGCCACAGGAGCCCGAACGGTTCGGACGTTGTCCCCCTGCGCGAGGCCACGCGTGCCTGGTTCCTGGTGTCCTTGCAGACCTTCGGTGGCCCGGCCGGGCAGATCGCCGTCATGCAGCGGATGCTGGTCGAAGAACGCCGCTGGATCGGTCAGCAGCGGTTCCTGTTCGCCCTCAGTTTCTGCACACTGCTGCCCGGCCCTGAGGCGCAACAGCTGGCGACCTACGTCGGATGGCTCCTCAACGGGATCCGAGGAGCCCTCATCGCCGGTGTGCTGTTTGTGCTCCCCGGAGTCGTGGTCCTACTCGCGCTCTCCGCCATCTACGTCGGCTACGGGGATACCACTGCGGTGGAGGCCGTTTTCCTCGGCTTGGGGCCCGCCGTCATCGCGATCGTTGTCCAAGCCCTCGTCCGGGTCGGCGGCCGGGCCCTAACCGCACGATGGAAGGTCGTCGTCGCCGCCTGTTCCCTCATCGCCCTGGCCTTCTTCGCCGCCCCCTTCCCGGTCGTGATCGCCGCCGCAGCCCTGATCGGGTGGCTGATCGGCCGCGCCACCAAGACCACCCCGCAGGCACCGACCGCCGAGAGAACCTCAGGGCCGCCACCCCTCATCAGCGACGCCGCACTCCACCACGAGCGGCCATCACAACGACACAGCCTGCTCGTGCTGGTCACCGGGCTGGTGCTCTGGTTAGCCCCCGTCGCCGCCGCAGCGGCCGCCTTCGGCACCAACAGCGTCTTCGTCGAACAGGGCAAGTTCTTCTCCGGTGCCGCCGTGGTCACCTTCGGCGGCGCCTACGCCGTCCTGGCCTACGTCGCCCAGCAGGCCGTCAACACCTACCACTGGCTGACCGGCAGCCAGATGGTCCACGGCCTCGCCCTCGCCGAAACGACCCCCGGGCCTCTCATCATGGTCGTCCAGTTCGTCGCGTTCCTCGGGGCCTATCACGACCCCGGCTCGCTGAACCCGTGGGTGGCAGCAGTCATCGCCTCGCTCCTGACGACGTGGGTGACGTTCGTTCCCTCGATCCTCTTCGTGGTCCTCGGAGCCCCCTACGTTGAGCGCCTCCGTGCCAACCACAGCCTCTCCGCGGCACTGTCGGGCATCACCGCCGCCGTCGTCGGCGTCATCGCCAACCTCGCTCTCTACTTCGCACTTCACACCCTGTTCTCCGACACCCAGCAGCACACGTGGGGACCGGTCAAAACGAGCCTGCCCGTCCCCGGAACCGTCGTCTGGTCCGCAGTGGCCATCACGATCCTCGGTTTCCTGACGACCTTCCGCCTCAAGTGGAGCGTCCTGCGAACGCTGGGCATATGCGCCCTCGCAGGGGTCGCGTGGCAGGTCGCCGGAGCCCTTACCTGACTGCCGAGCGTCCCCTCATGCCGCTGTCCCCGTGGTCATGCCGAGTTGAGCGCGTCGTACCGAGGCTACTTACCGCGCCCATCGCTGTAGTCGTCTCCGGCATTCTGCGTGGTGTTCCGCGGCGCTCGTCAGCATCCCGGGTTGCGTGCTGAACGCCAGAATCGGGGTTCGGCGTTTCCGCCCGTCGCCATCGGTCCAGATCACCGTGGAGGAGTCTGTGATCTCGACGATGGCGGTCCGCGGAATGGCTCGGCTGCGGAGGTACCCATGCACCACCAATTCGCCCTGTCGAGTCTGGGCCGAGAGGCGGTACCCACGGACGGCAAGGACGAGCCCTGGAACGCCAAGGAGAACCAGCGCTCGCTCGGCTCCCGTGCCAAGAGACAAGGGCAGGAGGGACAAGGCGATTGTGCAGACGCCCGGAAACGCATTCGCCACTCGGTTCGTGGGGCTCGGGCGCAGGATCACGCACGTAGTGTCCTGTGACAGGGATGCCGCCGGGCGCACGGACATGCCGCGATCCGCTCGGTCCTGTGATCGGGTGTCGAGCATCGGCTGACACACGACCGTCAAGCATCACCCGAGACAGGACACAGGCCTTTCGGCGCTGTTGCTGAATTGACCTCTAAGAAGATCAAGGCGCGGCTCCGCCGCGCTGGCCGGGCCTCGCGGCCCCGGCCGTGAGGGGAGCCTGGCCTCACCGACGAGCCGCCGACCCGACTCCGCAGCATCCGGCCGGCACCCCCGAGCCCGTCAAGGCCGCAGCTTCCAGCCCGGTCACGGTGCACACTCCGTGTACCGCCACAGCACCTCGTGATGCCCGGGCGGCCTTGACCTGCACGAGGGCCGACCTCCACTGCTCCGCCATCGGGTCGGCGCCTCTTCCTGGCCGTCCGCGTGCCCACTACGTGCCCAATGCGTGAGCGATCAGCGGCTCGACGGGGTACCCAGCGGTGTCTGGTTCGTGCTCAACCCGACGGCCGCGCAGGGGCTGGCCGCCCTTCCAAACTGGCTACGCGAGTTCGATTCTCGTCACCCGCTCCACCCACGAAGCCGCAGGTCAGGGGCCTCCCCCGACCTGCGGCTTCGTCGTTCCTGCCCTGCTCTCCCGTGCGGGCGTGCCACCCAGGTGCCCGATCGACGGGGGCCAGGCAGGAGCCTCCGGAGGGAGTTGCGGCCCTGCCCGGGGCCGGGTCGAGGCCGCATCGTGAACGGGTGGACAGTCGACGGCGCGTCGGTGCTCCGCGCCCGCCGCCCGAACTGGTGGACGGGCGCAGCCGCCGCGTGGTCGAGCTCTCGCCTGTCTGCTCAACCAGAACACCCGGTACCCCGGCGGTGCCGCGTGCCCGGGCGCGGTGCCAGCAGCCCTGCAGCCGTACCTGGACGAAGGGGCTGGGCTGGTGCAGATGCCGTGCCCGGAACAGCGCTCATGGGGTGGAGTGCGCCGGCCGCCCATGTTGTGGGTGCTCACCCACCGGCGGGCGGCCGCTGCGGCTCCGCTGGTGCTGCCGGTGATCGAGAGGTACCTGCGGTGGCGGTACGCCCGCCTGGCCGGCACCGTGGCGCGCGATGTCGCCGACGCCGCCGGTGCGGGCGTGGAGGTGGTGGCGGTGGTCGGGGTGGCAGGCTCGCCGAGCTGCGGCGTGAGGACCACCATGGACCTCGGTGTCGCCGCGCGACGGGTCGGCCGGTCGACCCACGACCTCACCAGGGCCTGGTTGACCGACGAGGTGGTCGCAGCTGCGGAGCGACCCGGTCGGGGACTGTTCACCACCGCGTTGCAGCGGCAGCTCGCCCGACGCCACCTGGACGTGCCGTTCACCGAGCACAGGCTGCCCGGCCCCGGCGACCCGGGAACCCGGTAACGGCTGGCGGAGGGGTCAGTCGCGGCGCAGTGCCCGTGCGATGGCGCCCGTGGCGTACAGCCCTTCCAGGGCCGCGCCCGGCGAGACCAGGCCGGATACCGGGGAGAGCACGACGTGCTCGAGCCCGGCCGCCTGGTACTCGCGCAGCCGGCGCACCGCCTGCTCGACGGTCCCCCACAGGAGCGGCCCCCGGGTGAGGATCTCGGTCGGGACGGCGGCGATGGCGCGCTCGAGGTCGGCCCTGTCCTGCTGCTCGGGCAGGAACTGCCCGAGGCCGGTGAAGTCGTCCCCGAACGGGTGGGTGGCCCCGACGGCCCGCCACTGGGCAGCGGGCACGACGAGCGCGAGAGCCCGGATGGGGCGGGTGTCGAGCATGGCGCGGGCCCCGGCCTCGGTGCGGGCGATGACGGTGAACCGGTGCAGCGCCGCGGTGACGGAGGCGGGGTTGCGTCCGGCCGCGGAGGCGGCGTCCCGCACGGTGGCCAGCTGGGTCGCGTACTGCTCGGGGCTGGTGACCATGGTCGGGTACCAGCCGTCGCCGTACCGACCGGCCAGGCTCAGGGTGCGGGGCCCGTGCGCGGCGACCCACACCCTCGGGTTCCGGCCCTTGGGGGCGCGCAGGTCCACGCGGGCGTCGTCGAGGCGGAAGTGCCGTCCGGTGAGGTTCAGCGGACCGGGCGCACCGGCGTCCAGGCAGAGTCGGATGACCTGCAGCGCCTCCTCGAGCCGACTGGTGCGCCCGGCGTACTCGAGCCCGTAGGGCGCGATGTTGAGCAGCTCCCCGGCACCGATGCCGAGCACCGGGGCCCTGTCGGTCATGTGCGCGACGGTCATCAGGGCCTGCGCGATGACGACGGGGTGACGTCGGATGGGGTCGGTGACGCCGACGCCGAGCTGCAGACGGCCGGCCCGGGAGGCGACCCAGCCCATGAGCGCCTGGTAGTCGAGGTGGTCGTGCGGGGTGGGCTTGCGCTTGGCCAGCCACGTGAAGTCCTGGTCCCAGAGCACGCTGGGAAACAGGTTCTGGAAGTGGTCGATGACCATGACCGAGTCCAGCCGCATCGCCCGAGCCGCCAGCAGGTAGGCCCGCACTGCGCTCAAGGGTGGTTGGGT
This genomic interval from Knoellia sp. p5-6-4 contains the following:
- the chrA gene encoding chromate efflux transporter — translated: MQSSKPGHRSPNGSDVVPLREATRAWFLVSLQTFGGPAGQIAVMQRMLVEERRWIGQQRFLFALSFCTLLPGPEAQQLATYVGWLLNGIRGALIAGVLFVLPGVVVLLALSAIYVGYGDTTAVEAVFLGLGPAVIAIVVQALVRVGGRALTARWKVVVAACSLIALAFFAAPFPVVIAAAALIGWLIGRATKTTPQAPTAERTSGPPPLISDAALHHERPSQRHSLLVLVTGLVLWLAPVAAAAAAFGTNSVFVEQGKFFSGAAVVTFGGAYAVLAYVAQQAVNTYHWLTGSQMVHGLALAETTPGPLIMVVQFVAFLGAYHDPGSLNPWVAAVIASLLTTWVTFVPSILFVVLGAPYVERLRANHSLSAALSGITAAVVGVIANLALYFALHTLFSDTQQHTWGPVKTSLPVPGTVVWSAVAITILGFLTTFRLKWSVLRTLGICALAGVAWQVAGALT
- a CDS encoding LLM class flavin-dependent oxidoreductase, with the translated sequence MSGRVRVGLQLGTQPPLSAVRAYLLAARAMRLDSVMVIDHFQNLFPSVLWDQDFTWLAKRKPTPHDHLDYQALMGWVASRAGRLQLGVGVTDPIRRHPVVIAQALMTVAHMTDRAPVLGIGAGELLNIAPYGLEYAGRTSRLEEALQVIRLCLDAGAPGPLNLTGRHFRLDDARVDLRAPKGRNPRVWVAAHGPRTLSLAGRYGDGWYPTMVTSPEQYATQLATVRDAASAAGRNPASVTAALHRFTVIARTEAGARAMLDTRPIRALALVVPAAQWRAVGATHPFGDDFTGLGQFLPEQQDRADLERAIAAVPTEILTRGPLLWGTVEQAVRRLREYQAAGLEHVVLSPVSGLVSPGAALEGLYATGAIARALRRD